In a single window of the Campylobacter concisus genome:
- the rpsC gene encoding 30S ribosomal protein S3 produces MGQKVNPIGLRLGINRNWESRWFPTKQSLPENIGEDYKIRAFLKKKLYYAGISQILIERTAKKLRVTVVAARPGIIIGKKGQDVENLKNEVSKLIGKEVNVNIKEERKAQASAQLAAENVAMQLEKRVAFRRAMKKVIQGAQKSGAKGIKISVAGRLGGAEMARTEWYLEGRVPLHTLRAKIDYGVAEAHTTYGNIGIKVWIFKGEVLQKGVQPEKTEEEAPKKTRRARRGK; encoded by the coding sequence ATGGGACAAAAAGTAAATCCAATAGGCCTTAGACTAGGAATTAACCGCAACTGGGAATCTAGATGGTTTCCAACCAAACAAAGTCTTCCTGAAAACATCGGCGAAGATTACAAAATTCGTGCATTTTTAAAGAAAAAACTTTACTATGCAGGAATTAGCCAAATTCTAATCGAAAGAACGGCTAAAAAACTTCGTGTAACCGTAGTTGCAGCTCGTCCTGGTATCATCATCGGCAAAAAAGGTCAAGATGTTGAAAACCTAAAGAACGAAGTTAGCAAACTTATCGGTAAAGAAGTAAATGTAAATATCAAAGAAGAAAGAAAAGCTCAAGCTTCAGCTCAACTTGCTGCTGAAAACGTAGCTATGCAACTTGAAAAGCGTGTCGCATTTAGACGTGCTATGAAAAAAGTTATCCAAGGTGCTCAAAAATCAGGCGCTAAAGGTATTAAAATTTCAGTTGCTGGTCGTTTAGGTGGTGCTGAGATGGCAAGAACCGAGTGGTATCTAGAAGGTCGCGTTCCGCTTCATACTCTTAGAGCAAAGATAGATTACGGTGTAGCTGAGGCTCATACGACTTATGGAAACATAGGTATTAAAGTATGGATTTTTAAAGGTGAGGTTCTTCAAAAAGGTGTTCAACCTGAGAAAACTGAAGAAGAGGCACCTAAGAAAACACGTAGAGCAAGAAGAGGTAAATAA
- the rplV gene encoding 50S ribosomal protein L22 has protein sequence MSRAIIKFVRLSPTKARLIAREVQGMNAELALASLQFMPNRGAKFIANAISSAVANGGFEPEEVVVTSCRVDAGPVLKRFRPRARGTASKIRKPTSHVMVEVSKPEKKEA, from the coding sequence ATGAGTAGAGCAATTATAAAATTCGTAAGACTTTCTCCTACAAAAGCAAGACTTATAGCAAGAGAAGTTCAAGGTATGAATGCCGAGCTAGCACTTGCGAGCTTGCAATTTATGCCAAATCGTGGTGCTAAATTTATAGCAAATGCTATTAGCTCAGCAGTAGCAAATGGCGGATTTGAACCAGAAGAGGTTGTAGTAACTAGTTGCCGCGTTGACGCTGGTCCTGTATTAAAGAGATTTAGACCAAGAGCAAGAGGAACAGCGAGCAAAATTCGCAAACCTACTTCTCATGTAATGGTAGAAGTATCTAAACCTGAAAAGAAGGAAGCATAA
- the rpsS gene encoding 30S ribosomal protein S19 has translation MARSLKKGPFVDDHVMKKVIAAKNANDNKPIKTWSRRSTIVPEMIGLTFNVHNGKSFIPVYVTENHIGYKLGEFAPTRTFKGHKGSVQKKIGK, from the coding sequence ATGGCAAGATCACTCAAAAAAGGTCCTTTCGTAGATGATCATGTAATGAAAAAAGTTATTGCCGCAAAAAATGCAAACGATAACAAACCAATCAAAACTTGGTCAAGACGTAGCACGATTGTACCTGAAATGATTGGACTAACATTTAACGTTCACAATGGCAAGAGCTTTATTCCTGTATATGTTACAGAAAATCATATAGGCTATAAACTTGGCGAATTTGCTCCAACACGCACATTTAAGGGTCACAAGGGCTCAGTGCAAAAGAAAATCGGCAAGTAA
- the rplB gene encoding 50S ribosomal protein L2: MAIKSYKPYTPSRRYMTGLSSEDITAKPSVRSLLVKLPASGGRNNNGRITSRHKEAGAKKLYRIIDFKRRKFGIEGKVEAIEYDPNRNCRIALIAYKDGEKRYIIRPNGLNVGDVIGSIDEGSLDIKPGNAMKLRFIPVGTIVHNVELKPGKGAQIARSAGGYAQLMGKEEKYVILRMPSGEMRQVLAECMASIGVVGNEDWANITIGKAGRNRHRGIRPQTRGSAMNPVDHPHGGGEGKKNSGRHPVTPWGKPTKGAKTRRKKASDKLIISRRKGK, encoded by the coding sequence ATGGCTATAAAATCATATAAACCATATACACCTAGTCGTAGATATATGACTGGACTAAGCTCTGAAGATATAACAGCTAAACCAAGTGTTAGAAGCTTGCTTGTTAAACTACCTGCATCTGGCGGTAGAAACAACAATGGTCGTATAACTTCAAGACATAAAGAAGCAGGTGCAAAAAAACTTTATCGTATCATCGACTTTAAACGTCGCAAATTTGGTATAGAAGGTAAAGTTGAAGCGATCGAGTACGATCCAAACAGAAACTGCCGTATCGCTCTTATAGCTTATAAAGATGGTGAAAAACGCTATATCATTAGACCAAATGGCCTAAATGTTGGCGACGTTATCGGATCTATCGATGAGGGGTCACTAGATATTAAACCAGGCAACGCTATGAAATTAAGATTTATCCCAGTTGGTACTATCGTTCATAACGTAGAGCTAAAACCTGGCAAAGGCGCTCAGATAGCTCGTTCAGCTGGTGGTTATGCTCAGCTAATGGGTAAAGAAGAGAAGTACGTTATCTTAAGAATGCCAAGTGGTGAGATGAGACAAGTACTAGCTGAGTGTATGGCAAGCATTGGTGTAGTTGGTAATGAAGACTGGGCTAACATCACTATCGGTAAAGCCGGACGTAATCGCCACCGCGGTATCCGACCACAAACACGTGGTTCTGCTATGAACCCAGTTGATCACCCACACGGTGGTGGTGAAGGTAAGAAAAATTCAGGCCGTCACCCAGTTACTCCATGGGGTAAACCAACTAAAGGTGCTAAGACTCGCCGTAAAAAAGCTAGCGATAAGCTTATAATTTCAAGAAGGAAAGGAAAATAG
- a CDS encoding 50S ribosomal protein L23: MADITDIKTIIYTEKTLGLQEQGVVVIQTSPRVTKNSLKAVLQEYFGVTPVRVNSLRISGKVKRFRGRVGQRDEIKKFYVKLPEGVSLESTEA, encoded by the coding sequence ATGGCGGATATAACTGATATCAAAACAATTATTTATACAGAAAAAACTCTAGGCCTTCAAGAACAAGGCGTTGTTGTTATCCAAACTTCACCAAGAGTTACAAAAAACAGCTTAAAAGCGGTTTTGCAAGAGTATTTTGGAGTAACGCCTGTTCGCGTAAATTCACTTAGAATTAGCGGCAAGGTTAAACGTTTTAGAGGAAGAGTAGGTCAGCGTGACGAAATAAAGAAATTTTACGTTAAGTTGCCTGAAGGTGTAAGCCTAGAAAGTACGGAGGCGTAA
- the rplD gene encoding 50S ribosomal protein L4, producing the protein MSKIHVLNDKFENSGELELPASYAEVNPHNLYLYVKSYLAGIRANSAHTKSRAFVSGGGKKPWRQKGRGGARAGSTRTNVWVGGAVAFGPTNEKNYFQKVNKKQKRLALEYALAVKAQDGKIFAVDSISIESGKTKDAANIIKNLKVKDALIVKDLLDDKTLLAFRNLANCYVVDANEVNAYLVSTFSSVIIEKAALKTITKEG; encoded by the coding sequence ATGAGTAAAATTCACGTATTAAACGATAAATTTGAAAATTCAGGCGAGTTAGAGCTTCCTGCAAGCTACGCTGAAGTAAATCCGCACAACCTATATCTTTATGTAAAATCTTACCTTGCTGGTATAAGAGCAAATTCGGCTCATACTAAAAGTCGTGCTTTTGTAAGCGGTGGTGGTAAAAAACCATGGAGACAAAAAGGACGTGGTGGTGCAAGAGCAGGTTCAACTAGAACTAACGTTTGGGTAGGTGGTGCAGTTGCATTTGGTCCAACAAACGAGAAAAACTATTTTCAAAAAGTCAATAAAAAACAAAAAAGACTAGCTCTTGAGTACGCTTTGGCAGTAAAAGCACAAGATGGTAAAATTTTCGCAGTAGATAGCATCTCAATCGAATCTGGAAAGACAAAAGATGCAGCTAATATCATCAAAAATTTAAAAGTAAAAGACGCGCTTATCGTTAAAGATTTGCTAGACGATAAAACACTACTTGCTTTTAGAAATTTAGCAAACTGCTATGTAGTAGATGCAAATGAGGTAAATGCTTATCTTGTCTCTACATTTAGTTCGGTTATCATTGAAAAAGCTGCACTAAAAACTATAACAAAAGAGGGCTAA
- the rplC gene encoding 50S ribosomal protein L3, with translation MEYIVEKIGMSRTIATKSTPVTLLKLVEAKVCEIDENKRAIVAYAHTKANNKAIAGQQKKYNLTAEFNKFATLEVANSEVGNLDFTPLNEAKILKVSFNSKGRGYQGVVKRHGFGGGPKSHGSRFHRRHGSIGNCEWPGRVQPGMKMAGHMGNEKVTVKNELISFDAQNGIVVVKGCVPGHNGAMGKIRIVK, from the coding sequence ATGGAATATATTGTAGAAAAAATAGGCATGAGTAGAACGATTGCCACGAAGAGTACGCCAGTTACACTACTTAAGCTAGTTGAGGCTAAAGTGTGTGAGATCGATGAAAATAAACGTGCTATCGTAGCGTATGCCCACACTAAAGCAAACAACAAAGCTATCGCTGGTCAGCAAAAGAAATACAATCTGACTGCAGAATTTAACAAATTTGCTACGCTTGAAGTAGCTAATAGCGAAGTTGGAAACCTAGACTTTACACCATTAAATGAGGCTAAAATTTTAAAAGTTAGCTTTAACTCAAAAGGTAGAGGCTACCAAGGTGTGGTAAAAAGACATGGTTTCGGTGGTGGTCCAAAAAGCCACGGCTCACGTTTCCACAGACGCCACGGTTCAATTGGTAACTGCGAATGGCCAGGTCGTGTTCAACCAGGTATGAAAATGGCAGGACACATGGGAAATGAGAAAGTTACTGTTAAAAACGAGCTAATAAGCTTTGACGCTCAAAATGGCATCGTAGTTGTAAAAGGTTGCGTTCCTGGTCACAATGGTGCAATGGGTAAAATAAGGATTGTAAAATGA
- the rpsJ gene encoding 30S ribosomal protein S10 — MERIRLKLKAYDHRVLDRTVAAIVEAVKRTGADVRGPVPMPTKIKRYTVLKSPHINKDSREQFEMRIHARMLDIVAATPETVDSLTKLDLAPEVNVEVRAMK; from the coding sequence ATGGAAAGAATCAGGTTAAAGCTAAAAGCTTACGACCATAGAGTTCTAGACCGCACTGTTGCAGCAATCGTAGAAGCTGTCAAACGAACAGGTGCCGACGTTCGTGGCCCGGTACCAATGCCTACAAAGATCAAACGCTACACAGTCTTAAAATCTCCACACATCAACAAAGACTCACGTGAGCAGTTTGAGATGAGAATACACGCTCGTATGCTTGACATCGTAGCCGCTACTCCAGAAACTGTAGATAGCCTAACAAAACTCGACCTAGCTCCAGAAGTTAATGTCGAAGTTCGTGCGATGAAATAA